From the genome of Gemmatimonas phototrophica, one region includes:
- a CDS encoding glycosyltransferase yields MPRILAYTSPAKGHLFPLTPILDALVERGHEVHLRTLASEVPRMNTRGVQTAAIDARIEACVMGDWRARSPQQALSLAVRTFCDRAPHDAADLQRAIADVRPDMVVVDINCWGAMAAAEAWGGPWATFSPYPLALRSRDVPPFGPGLPPARGPLGRVRDALLRPVVVGAVSRIIVPACNTVRASVGLAPFSSPDDLFLRPPLLLYMTAEPFEYPRHDWPGNVVMIGPCAWEPPSATPDWLAQISRPIVLVTTSSEYQDDGRLVAVALEALRDEPVHVVATVPAGDPIQFTVPANATVVPFVPHSQLLPRAVCAITHGGMGATQKALAHGVPVCAVPFGRDQLEVARRVEICGAGTRLPASALRPDRLRAAVREAMARKAGAMRVATAFREAGGAPAAVSAIEQQLLTR; encoded by the coding sequence ATGCCCCGCATACTCGCCTACACATCGCCCGCCAAAGGGCATCTGTTTCCACTCACGCCCATTCTGGACGCGTTGGTGGAGCGCGGCCATGAGGTACACCTGCGCACGTTGGCGAGTGAAGTGCCACGCATGAATACGCGCGGTGTGCAGACGGCGGCAATCGATGCGCGCATTGAGGCCTGCGTCATGGGCGACTGGCGGGCCCGCTCTCCACAGCAGGCGCTCTCGTTGGCCGTGCGCACCTTCTGTGACCGGGCGCCTCATGATGCCGCCGATCTGCAGCGGGCCATTGCCGACGTGCGTCCGGATATGGTGGTGGTGGATATCAATTGCTGGGGCGCGATGGCGGCCGCAGAAGCCTGGGGCGGTCCATGGGCCACCTTCAGTCCGTATCCGCTGGCGCTGCGCTCCCGGGATGTACCGCCCTTCGGGCCTGGGTTGCCACCCGCCCGCGGTCCGTTGGGACGTGTGCGTGATGCCCTGTTGCGGCCAGTGGTGGTTGGCGCGGTGTCGCGCATCATCGTGCCGGCGTGTAACACCGTACGCGCGTCAGTTGGCTTGGCACCGTTCAGCAGCCCCGACGACCTCTTTCTGCGCCCCCCGCTGTTGCTGTACATGACGGCCGAACCGTTCGAGTATCCGCGCCACGACTGGCCCGGCAATGTCGTCATGATTGGCCCCTGCGCCTGGGAACCCCCATCGGCGACGCCGGACTGGTTGGCGCAGATCTCACGGCCTATCGTGCTCGTGACCACCAGTTCCGAATACCAGGACGACGGACGATTGGTGGCGGTGGCCCTTGAAGCACTGCGTGACGAACCGGTCCATGTCGTGGCCACGGTGCCGGCGGGCGATCCCATACAGTTCACCGTACCAGCCAACGCGACGGTGGTGCCTTTCGTACCGCACTCGCAACTGCTGCCACGAGCCGTGTGCGCCATTACGCACGGGGGGATGGGCGCCACACAAAAGGCGCTCGCCCACGGCGTGCCGGTGTGCGCGGTCCCGTTTGGGCGCGATCAGTTGGAAGTCGCCCGGCGCGTGGAGATCTGCGGCGCTGGTACACGACTTCCCGCGTCCGCACTGCGACCGGATCGGTTGCGGGCGGCGGTTCGTGAGGCCATGGCACGGAAGGCCGGTGCCATGCGCGTGGCGACGGCGTTTCGTGAGGCCGGCGGCGCACCAGCGGCGGTTAGCGCCATCGAACAGCAACTGCTCACCCGATAG